A window from Salvia miltiorrhiza cultivar Shanhuang (shh) chromosome 2, IMPLAD_Smil_shh, whole genome shotgun sequence encodes these proteins:
- the LOC131007899 gene encoding uncharacterized protein LOC131007899, with amino-acid sequence MQSVRQKSDKNNLHAEIVSDLKIMLDENNVLVKTFRMAKEKIIDQGQSDVKIKLIGRRHGDARTYNLPTVSEVAALVVGDFDESMGDRDLIVETQTGELKRINELHAAYLGLQYPLLFPYGEDGFREDIPLNVPGSSSGNNARSNVTMKDYFAFRLHERESDATTILTSKRLFQQFVVDAYTMIESSRLMYIRMNQKKMRADLYKGLTDALIRGETNPATRGKRVILPSSFVGGARYMVQNYQDAMAICKWAGYPNLFITFTCNPKWPEIVRYVEKRGLKPEDRPDIVCRVFKMKLNNLINDLRKEKIFGIVRAVVYTIEFQKRGLPHAHILLFLWNEDRNLSPDNINEIISAEIPDMDLDPKYYTVVHDFMLHGPCGVANKNSPCMANGRCTKYFPKKYVETTSVDEDGYPVYRRRNNGRTILKNGVPLDNRYVVPHNRYLLMKYGAHINVEWCNQSRSIKYLFKYINKGNDRVTASFYKSTDDGHMEKNVDEVNMYYDCRYISPCEAAWRIFGFEIQYKDPPVERLSFHLPNEQNIIFSESDTLDEVLSKPTIGQTKFLKWFEANKIYPEARKLTYAEFPTQFVWHAKKINAWEPRKERYSIGRVVYLPPGSGEMYYLRCLLNIVRGPTCYADIRTVNGIVYGSFKEACYAMGLLNDDREYIDGIVEASCWASAKSLRMLFVTLLSSDSFGSVADVWNACWIYLSDDILYNQRTMLHHPELQLTEEQIKCYTLVEIEKLLSSFGKTLREFEGIPYPSSEFFESDQNKLISDELRYDQKALTDEHKALISKLTDEQRCVYDTVINATRSNYGGMLFIYGYGGTGKTFIWNTLSAALRSKGEIVLNVASSGIASLLLPGGRTAHSRFKIPINVNEDSMCNINQGSPLAELIDKCKLIIWDEAPMMHKFCFEALDRSLRDIMRFVNPSSASTPFGGKTVVFGGDFRQILPVIPKGSRQDIVFATINSSYLWKYCKVLRLTKNMRLQNMGSSAEAVELEEFSKWIASIGDGTIGSANDGNVNIDIRTDFLIKWSGNPIEHIVNTIYPSDCSNNVDTSYLQERAILAPTLNAVESVNQYMISLNKSEGRLYRSSDSTSRSDSITDLVQQVHTPEFLNSIKCSGVPNHEIYLKVGTPVMLLRSIDHANRLCNGTRLKITRLGQHVLEAQILTGDNANTKILIPRMSLTPADPRLPFKFERRQFPLIVSYAMTINKSQGQSFSHVGLFLPRPVFTHGQLYVAVSRVRSRAGLKILLSEDGRNDDTTTTNVVYREVFQNVWQYVCYCFAFNYN; translated from the exons ATGCAGTCTGTGAG GCAAAAAAGTGATAAAAACAATTTACATGCTGAAATTGTTTCTGATTTGAAGATAATGTTGGATGAAAATAATGTGTTAGTGAAGACATTTAGAATGGCAAAAGAGAAGATTATTGATCAAGGTCAATCTGATGTCAAGATAAAGCTTATTGGTAGACGACACGGTGATGCTCGAACATATAATCTACCAACCGTATCTGAAGTGGCTGCTTTAGTAGTTGGTGATTTTGATGAATCGATGGGGGATAGAGATTTAATTGTTGAAACACAAACCGGAGAACTCAAGCGCATTAATGAATTACATGCAGCGTATCTTGGTTTGCAGTATCCATTGTTATTCCCATATGGTGAAGATGGATTTCGTGAAGATATTCCTTTAAATGTGCCGGGAAGTTCAAGTGGTAATAATGCTCGCAGTAATGTTACTATGAAAGATTACTTTGCTTTCCGGTTGCATGAAAGAGAATCTGATGCGACGACAATTTTGACTTCTAAACGTCTATTCCAACAGTTTGTGGTTGATGCATACACTATGATTGAATCATCTAGATTGATGTATATACGCATGAATCAGAAAAAAATGCGGGCTGATTTGTATAAAGGCCTCACAGATGCTCTAATAAGAGGTGAAACAAATCCAGCAACCAGAGGAAAAAGAGTGATATTGCCATCAAGTTTTGTTGGGGGAGCTCGATACATGGTGCAAAATTATCAAGATGCGATGGCTATATGTAAATGGGCTGGATATCCTAATCTATTCATCACATTTACATGTAATCCAAAGTGGCCTGAGATTGTTAGATATGTTGAAAAACGAGGATTGAAACCGGAAGACCGCCCTGATATTGTTTGTCGAGTTTTCAAAATGAAGTTgaataatttgattaatgatcTACGTAAAGAGAAAATATTCGGCATTGTGAGAGCAG TTGTATACACTATTGAATTTCAAAAAAGAGGACTTCCACATGCACATATTCTGCTCTTCCTTTGGAATGAAGATAGAAATCTTTCACCAGATAATATCAACGAAATTATTTCAGCTGAAATACCGGACATGGATTTAGATCCAAAGTATTATACAGTTGTACATGATTTCATGCTTCATGGTCCATGTGGAGTAGCAAATAAAAATTCGCCTTGCATGGCAAATGGTCgttgcacaaaatattttcccAAAAAATATGTTGAGACAACGAGTGTTGATGAAGATGGTTATCCAGTATATAGGCGTAGAAATAATGGGAGAACAATTCTGAAGAATGGTGTGCCTTTGGACAATAGATATGTTGTTCCGCACAATCGTTATCTTCTAATGAAGTATGGAGCACATATAAATGTTGAATGGTGCAATCAGTCACGGTCGATCAAATATTTGTTCAAGTATATCAACAAAGGAAATGATCGTGTTACTGCATCTTTCTATAAGAGCACGGATGATGGACATATGGAAAAGAATGTGGATGAAGTGAATATGTATTATGATTGCAGATACATATCACCATGTGAGGCTGCATGGCGAATCTTTGGATTTGAAATACAGTACAAAGATCCTCCCGTTGAAAGGTTGAGTTTTCATCTTCCGAATGAGCAAAACATAATATTTTCAGAGTCGGATACATTAGATGAGGTTTTGAGTAAACCTACAATTGGACAAACCAAGTTCTTAAAGTGGTTTGAGGCAAATAAGATATATCCAGAAGCAAGGAAACTTACATATGCAGAATTCCCAACACAATTTGTTTGGCacgcaaagaaaataaatgcatGGGAACCAAGAAAAGAAAGGTACTCGATTGGAAGAGTTGTTTATTTACCTCCTGGGAGTGGAGAAATGTATTATTTGAGATGTTTACTCAACATAGTACGTGGACCTACATGTTATGCGGACATAAGAACTGTTAATGGGATTGTATATGGTTCATTTAAGGAAGCTTGCTATGCAATGGGATTGTTGAATGATGATAGAGAATACATTGATGGTATAGTTGAAGCAAGTTGTTGGGCATCTGCTAAGTCTTTAAGAATGTTATTCGTCACATTATTGTCGTCCGACTCTTTTGGAAGCGTAGCAGATGTTTGGAATGCATGCTGGATATATTTATCAGATGATATCTTATACAATCAAAGAACTATGCTGCATCATCCAG AACTACAACTAACTGAAGAACAAATCAAGTGTTATACACTTGTGGAAATTGAAAAACTGTTGAGTAGTTTTGGAAAGACTTTGCGAGAGTTTGAAGGCATTCCTTATCCAAGTTCTGAATTCTTCGAATCTGATCAAAATAAATTGATCAGTGATGAACTAAGATATGATCAAAAAGCATTAACAGATGAACACAAAGCTTTGATTTCTAAGCTTACCGATGAACAACGATGTGTTTATGATACTGTTATTAATGCGACACGGTCAAATTATGGAGGAATGCTTTTCATATATGGGTATGGAGGTACGGGAAAAACATTCATATGGAACACTCTTTCAGCAGCTCTAAGGTCAAAGGGAGAAATTGTTTTAAATGTTGCTTCAAGTGGAATTGCGTCCCTGTTGTTGCCTGGTGGAAGAACAGCTCATTCACGATTCAAAATTCCCATAAATGTCAATGAGGATTCCATGTGCAACATAAATCAAGGTTCTCCACTTGCAGAATTGATTGATAAGTGTAAGCTTATTATTTGGGATGAGGCACCGATGATGcacaagttttgttttgaaGCATTGGATCGAAGTCTACGAGATATAATGCGGTTTGTCAATCCGTCAAGTGCATCCACCCCTTTTGGAGGAAAGACAGTTGTGTTCGGGGGTGATTTCAGACAGATACTACCTGTTATACCAAAAGGAAGTAGACAAGATATTGTTTTTGCAACAATAAATTCTTCATATCTCTGGAAATATTGCAAGGTTTTACGGTTGACAAAAAATATGAGGCTTCAAAATATGGGCTCCAGTGCTGAAGCTGTGGAGTTGGAAGAGTTCTCTAAATGGATTGCGAGTATAGGCGATGGAACAATTGGAAGTGCGAATGATGGTAATGTCAATATTGATATTCGAACagattttttgataaaatggtCTGGAAATCCAATTGAGCACATAGTTAACACCATTTATCCATCAGATTGTTCCAATAATGTAGATACAAGTTATCTACAAGAGAGAGCAATACTTGCTCCTACTCTTAATGCTGTTGAATCTGTAAATCAATACATGATTTCTTTGAACAAAAGTGAAGGACGTTTATATAGAAGCTCAGACTCAACTTCAAGATCAGATTCAATCACTGATTTGGTACAACAGGTGCATACCCCAGAATTCTTGAATAGCATCAAATGTTCAGGAGTACCAAATCACGAAATATATTTGAAGGTTGGAACTCCGGTTATGTTGTTGAGGAGCATTGATCATGCAAATAGATTGTGCAATGGAACTCGATTGAAAATAACAAGACTTGGACAACATGTTTTGGAAGCACAAATTCTTACGGGAGATAATGCAAATACAAAAATTTTGATTCCAAGAATGTCATTGACTCCTGCTGATCCAAGATTGCCATTTAAGTTTGAACGACGACAATTCCCCCTGATTGTATCTTATGCAATGACGATCAACAAAAGTCAAGGGCAATCGTTTTCTCATGTTGGTTTATTCTTGCCAAGACCAGTTTTTACACATGGCCAATTGTACGTTGCAGTGTCAAGAGTACGAAGTCGAGCAGGACTTAAAATATTGCTTTCTGAAGATGGTAGAAATGATGATACTACTACTACAAATGTTGTGTATAGGGAAGTTTTTCAAAATGTATGGCAATATGTGTGTTATTGTTTtgcatttaattataattaa